In the Hydractinia symbiolongicarpus strain clone_291-10 chromosome 13, HSymV2.1, whole genome shotgun sequence genome, CTGAACTTGAAAACGAGATCAATAAATTCCGTTGCGAAAACGACAAACTTTTAAAACTGAGGAACGAGCGTGAAAACGAGGTCAAAAATTTACGTAAGGAAATCGAGACTTTTCAAAGCGAGAAAAAAGAGGAGTTGGAAAATATAAAGAAGTACAGAGATGATGAAATGAAGAAGTTGAAAACAGAGAGAAAAGTGTTCGAGAAATACCAGAAAGCATGTCGAGCTGCTCCTAACAAGAAGGAACGAGATGagatcaaaaatttaaaagaacagGTAAAACATATAACGTCTGCGTATTTTAATTGCTGTTGATGCCACtacaaatgttaaaattttctttggttATGTAAGAAATAAAACCAAGTTTTTACAAGTGAAAAACACACCAaggctaaaaatattaaaatgttcTTTGgcgatataaaaaataaattaattctttacgtttaaaaaacacacacacaaggcTAAAAATGTTGAAATGTTCTTAGGCGAATTaaagaaactagtcgttagcccgtggaaaaatccacgggttcgcccgtcctttttatacggTATTGCGTGCgtttcgctacttgcgcagctaagctaccattttgcgtgtcaaacagacagacagacgtatacgggcattttaatatagataaatcaaatttttacaagtaaacccccccccccccaacctTCCTGGTAACTTAAGCTTCTTATTCGGTCCCTTGCCGCTGCTGCACTACTCCAGGAAAAGCACTTGAAAACTCAAATATTTTACTCGACCTTTATTTAATTATTCGATTGCGATAAAATTGAGTGTCTTAAAATTAACAGTGAATTCGAGACGAATAATAATAAAGTTTGTTGTGCCTTATTATGTTGCATTTAACTCCCTTCTCATAActcgaatttttttctttgtgtcgTGAGACGTTTGAGTTTTTCAGAGTCAACTTTATATATTTACTCTGGATATTAAAGTATTTTATATACGTGTTGAAGTCTTGTTTTATGTAACAGTATAGCCTTTCCTTTGGTcgacattatttatttttacatagGTATGCAACTTAACAGAAGAACTAAAGAGTCGAGAAACACGATGGAATTCTGCTTCCCATCGCTTTCGTACTCGCATTGCTGATTTGGAAGAACAGAACAGTGAATTAAAGCGTGAAATTTCTGTGCTGGAAAACGAACGcttgaaaagaagaaaaatcacTACCGTAAGTTAACAAAATCTTGCGTGTGTTGTTAACATGTCAAAAATGCATTATGCTACTCAgcatttttaaatctttataaTGGCTCCCTGAGCTGCGAGAGATGTACACGACCTACGTTACATCTCATTTTAagcaaaatgaaaaccttttctTTGTCTTTAATAATATCAGTATTTTATCTGTCCCTATACAAAATAGTACCGCAGTAGCGACCGCACATAAAATGCGACGTGCGAAGACACAGTAGCGATCGCACATGAAATGCGACGGGCGAAACCGCAGTAGTGACAGCACATGAAATGCGACGGGCGAACGCGTGAATTTAACAAAGGCCAACCCAACTAGTATAATGGTAATACCAAACATTCACCTTGTAGCTATGtgcttttttcgaaaaaatagaGATATACATCTTGTAAACATGTTATGTTTAGTGATAGCGTACTTTTCATTATTGCATTAATGGTATAATACAgcactaaaataaaatatgagtGAAACCATCATTCTGTGTGCGAATGCAATGCAGTAAATCAGTATATATCCAATGTTATCAACTATTTTGTTAACGTATTTAGGATTCCAAAGAAGAACAGATAAGAAACAAGGGTGGTAATAAAAGTCCAAAGCATGCTGGAGGACATTATTTGCATTCGACGCATGAGACGCAACCGAAAAAACAGCAATGCTCTCAAGAGCAATCTAACGACTTAAAGAACAGGTAAGTTTTCCCCTTTTTTCCCAAtcttttatttatctatatttactgacaaaatattttgaaacttaGGTCTCCTGTGCGGATGTATGAAGATATATTGAAGCACGGCGAACAAGACCACTTTGTGTCGCCATCAAGCAGGTCTGATCAACCTAGTAAACAAttcacaaacaacaacaacaacaacataaacataAACATTAACAGCAATAACACCAAGGAAATTAAACACGATGATGGCAAGgtgagtttttgttgttgtttctgcaCAACTTTAATATTTATGTGTCGTGTTTGACATGACAATAAGCGTGTAGTCGCTGTTGCGACGTATGTTTCGGCGTTTATTGCGTCTTTATGGGTGACTGAGATCCAGATATTCGTGTTGAGTGTAACTTTTGTCAGTCGCAACTATTTCAGTTTTGTGCATTCAGGTTGAAGTAATTCTTCCAGACTCTTCGCGTTTGATTACATATCCCAACGGTACGAGAAAGACAATCAGTCAGGATGAAAGAAATGTATCAGTTGTTTTCTTCAACGGTGATATTAAGAGAATTTTACCTGATAATAGAGTTGTAAGTGGTGTTGTTTTATTGTCTGCctgtcggtcggtcggtcggtcggtcggtcggtcggtcggtcggtcggtcggttgGTCGGTTGGTCGGtcggtctgtctgtctgtctgtctgtctgtctgtctgtctgtctgtctgtctgtctgtctgtctttgtttatttgtttagtttttggttgtttgtttgttgttttattttaatctttattctttgttgtattgttagGTTTATTACTATGCTGAATCACAAACCACGCATACGACTTTCCCTGATGGAAAAGAAATGATTGAATTCCCGaagtatttattcttttattgaatTAATAGCAAATTTCATTGGTAGTCTAGAAACCGTTTTTTAATTATCGGCTAAATATTTGCATAGATATTCAGTTTAGGTGCTTTAAAAGTTGACCGCTTAGCGGAGAAGACGAAAGAGAGGGTTAGACCGGGACTAAACCTTCTCTTTTGTCTTATTTTTTGACTGCTTGCAGCCAAAGTTGAAACAACTAACGCTATTTATTACGGGcgtaaataattttgtttcgtCCGGCCCTCCgtttgtaataacttttttatttagtaaACAAATCGAAAATCGTTATACCGATGGAAGGACTGAAATTATCTTTCCAGATAAGACCGTGAAATGCATTGCGCCGAATGGTTGTGAAGAGACCGTGTTCGCTGATGGCACGATACAAAAAATCGACACTCAAGGTGTGCAAACAATAACTTTTCCTAACGGACAAAAGGAAGTGCATACAACGAAATACAAGGTTAGTGAGCGTAGAAGCTTTCTGAAAATTTACTGTCAGCTGAGAACGAAAAAGTTACTTCATTTCGCACCTCCGGACAGGCTCGTTTGTTAAATTTTCGTTAGCCAACATTATTTGTCCCAACAAATATGTCCACATCCATGTCCACAAATAGTCTAAATTTAAATCTCGTGTCTTATTTCTTTCTCAACTTTATTCGTTTTGAAAATATGCCGTAAAACATCTATAAGGTCATAAAAATAAcactcattttttttcttttttctttcaatcACTGTTGCATCCAAATTAGCGGaccaaaaatttaaatgagacACGCGATTAGAGATCAAACACTCGTGAAGCCGAAAACGAAAGTTTCATGACGTCATCTAATGTATTTTGAGACAGATCCCTTTTAAGAAGAGTTGGCAACCGAAATTTTTCCGAAAAAAATATTCAGAGATATTCGTTaacgaagtttttttctttcgacCTGTGATTGTTTACAAGAAATTGaaaagagaatgtttaattACTCATTAGTTATTTAAAGTGAACTTGCGGAACtcttgttcaacatttttttggcataagaatGCCCCCATCATaataaagcaaaataaataattctCAAAGCATTTGTTTCTAATATGATGATATTTTTTCTCATGTCAGGGGGTTTTAGCGTGAAATATGGATTATGAatgtttaaaaacagaaaatgtcATGATTCTTTTCaactttcatttttgttttgtgaaaatatttgttacaataagaatataaaagcaaataaaacaaTGCAGAAAAAGAAATAgctgtctatattataatacccgtatacgtctgtctgtccgtccgtccgtctgtctgtcacgcaaaatggtaacttatagctgcgcaggtagcgagacgcacgcaatgcggtataaaaaggacgggcgaacccgtggatttttccacgggttcgcccgtcttaTTGTTCGTATTGTCTTCGAACGTCttcaatttttctaaaatactGTCAATCTTCTTAACAAAATGATGATAATTCTCATCTCAAATTTGACTCGATAAAAACCTATACTCCGGTGTCCCTAAATCTATATTTATATCCATAAAGATATCTGAGTTGGAAAGTACATAAAGAGAAAAACAGTGTGGCTGCTGAACTACCCAGCCTTTTTTTCCAATAAAAACATCCGTGTTTTTTTTTAGAGGAGGGAATATCCTAACGGGACTGTAAAAACCGTGTTTGGTGACGGCCGTCAAGAAACGAAATATTCGAATGGTAGACTGCGTGTGAAAGATAAAGATGGCAATCTATTGATAGACACGGGTGCTTCTTGacgacaaattttaaaatgtaaataaaacataatgaattagtaaaatataatttatatttgTATATAGTTTTGTTTCTGTCTATTGGCGTTTATATTAGCTTACTACGAGATCTCTTTCTATAAGTAGTCACAGACAAACCTTTGTATGTTGCTAAATTGATTGTTCTCCGAATGGTTGAGCGACATTTCGGTGGGTTGCAAATCTTGTAGCTAGCAACAATAGAAAACTACCTGCTAGAAATTTATAAATACTTTGCACACCATACCACTGGCATGTTCTCTTAGTTGCAAATCTGCTACATAACATTTAAATGGTCATGTGACTAACTGAAAGTAGCTAGGCATAAATTTAGCTTCATAATTGAGGCGGTGATACATAATTTGAAacacaatttaaaataaaactgcaACTCAGATACACACCCGTCGACCGCATCTACATCCCAGCTTTTACATCAAGCATTCTCATTTTCTGTAAGTGCATATCTGCCTATCTTTAGCTGTAATATGATGACCAAGATTTTACTCTGCGAATTCCAACGTTGTtccgttattttatttttgacagaATGTCATCAGAGAGTGAAGACAATTATGAACTCACtatttgctgttttttttagCAACTCTTATAAACTCCAAAAAGCTGGAGGAAACCTTCAATGTGGATAAAAAATACCATAGGAGTCTTCTCATCTCtgcttttacattttgtggCCTTGACCTTTCCCAAAAATGCATCTACTCACTGATGAATTCtgctttttattttctaaatgtttttaaaacgtcAAACGGTTACTTATTTGTCACTAAACAAGTTCACAATTTATTGTACATACattcaaaatagaaaacaaaaagcTGCTTTAGTGTAAAAACCGTGATAatccaaaaatttaataaaaagagtTGAACTGGTTTGACTTTTTGAAGATCAAACAAAATTATAGCAATATGGTGTTCTCGGTGGTCCACATGCGATTCTtaacaaaatgacaaattttgaataaattaaaaatcaatattCGGCGGCCAGTTCCAATCCTCCTTGCTTTAAGTGATACGAATATCCCTAAATTATCTGGTTTGCACTTTATTTAGAGGAAAATCCAACCTTAGACGTATTAAATtagaggaaaaataaaaattagtgaaGGGTATCGcaataaaaattagaaagaaaaaattaaggaTACTTGGAAAAAAGGCTATTCGCACTATTTAGAGGACGCATTAAACTAGAGAAATGACGGTAGTGATATGCAGTGTATAGTAGACTCCATAAACAAATTGCAAAAATAGAAAGACATACAAAATGCATTTTTTCTTCGCACTTTCAAGTTTTATATTCTAAccatgattattttttttatttctggtaGCATTTTTATTAGCGTTCTCACAAACATTTATTAACTACGCATTTTAGCATTAAAAATCTTTATGGGAAATTTCCTTCTTTAAACACTAATTATTTTTGACCTAATTGTCAATTGTAGCTAATAGCTACATGAATGTACCCCAACCACATTTTTAACATATATGAATAAAAAACTCTTTATGAATAAAATGTTACCGTGGAGGTCCTATGTATGCGTGCATGCGGaacttaaatatttatattcaaTGACATTTTAGAAGTCAGTTTGTTTGGTTTCAGATatagaaagaaattaaaagtttaCTGTGACGATGAATATATCTAGCTGTATAAAACTATCTTTCTGCATCATGATATACTTCACGGTGAACAGCACCACGCAACATATTAACCGCATGAGTCCTCTACACGGCTTCAGTAACATCAAAGTTGGCTGGGTTAGTTTCAAGAAATATTCACAGCGTCTTTTTAACATAACTTCATTCCATCAACAGGACGTTTCAAATGTTGGCCAATGTCAAAGATTGTGTCTCCTCAATGAAAGATGCAAAAGCTTTAATTTATTACCAGGGTTAGGTAATTTTCAATGCCAGCTACTGAATACTACGTTTTATGGCAACCCTTGCAAAATGGAAAGGCACATGACTGGAATGCATTATACCACATCTGTAAGTAGAAACATCCTTCAAGATATAAAAACACATTGAGAGAGACAAACTTCCACCTCTCTTGCTGACggcttgttttttttacaatgaAGTTCTCTGCTGCCTGAATTTATTTCCTGAgggataattttttattttttttttacatttatgaaAATGTTACAACTCAAATCATACAAACCGAATTCCGAATAAGAATAAAATGGAATAAAGTGGAAAAACTTAATATCACATTAATTGTGATAAACGATTTATTTCAAAATCATTATTAAAACTTAAAagagcaaataaaaaatgttgtaaaacttaatatttacaaaaacgATTCTTTATTTCATAATCAAGTCATTTTCTCAGAATATTCTTAAAAATTGGTAAATTGATCCTTgatgatttttataaaagaattacaaaaaaagTGTGGAACAACTATTTGTGCAGCCAAATGGTAACAATGAAATGTCTTCTTCGATACTTTTCGAGGGGAAGGCCTCCTCCCCTAGTTTAATGTTCACAAATTCTTTATAAAACCATATTGCTTgcattttacgtgaaaaaaaaaactgttttcgaCCGCGAATTTACTGGTTGGCAACACAAAAATTTTGCACAGTGGGCAGCCCTCGGCATAAAAAGGTCGATTTAATGTTGTGGATTATACTTATTACACATGTATTCGTAAAaatgatgtaaataaaaaacaattatgtATTTGCGGCTTAAATTAAATAAAGTTTTCACAATTTCTTTGATTtagaaaggttttttaaaaaattgagttGCCATGAAGTTGATAGCAACAAAAGAAtcgaaaactttttttaatttagcgtccatagatatatacatatatttatatcgtcATAAACCCTATTCCGGTTTTTGATTTTTGCGCTTTAGCAGAAAATGCAGAGGAATGGAAACGAGTATTTACGTCAAaatgtttgttaatttttttaaaacggaatataaagaagaaaaaatatttttcattagcTGAAATTGACAACACattgttaaaagtttaaaatcatttttattttgctttgaaaaataattatgcGATAATTGATTAATGATACGAATCATTGACAATAGTTTCGCCATGTCAATTCTTTTTCTTgatgataataaataaaattttatcgcATGGCCTGTTTTAAGCTAATCAAAAATGTGGAAAAAGCTTTATAAGGGATATTTTATTATTGCTTTAAAAGAAAACTGTAAAAATGTTGATGTAATTTTATTCAAGTATCGATATTTGACGTTACTGCTTGTTCTTCCAACAGCATTTATAGCTAATGTTTCCTCAACTATCACTGAAACGGAAACATATAAATCAGACAGACAAATGCATAACcttgtcattttttttctttcacagAATCCATGCACACAGATTTACAACTTATGCCCGGATTACTCGCAGTGTATTCCAGATGAATCTTTAACGTCATATAGCTGTCAAAACAAGACTGGTATAGAGTGGCCTCATTTCTGTCCAACAACAGGAAGTAGCACGTGGATTTTACTTGAAGCAGCTATTCCAGCCCCGTTCTGTCATGCATGCGACACAGAAAACATTCAAGGTAAAAAATTGATTCTTTTTTTGCTACTCCTCTACTCTTAAAATACACAAACACAAAGTTGTTCGTCATATAAGgagatttttattaaaacaaaagccttaaattttgctaaaaaatgaGAATAAAATAAGAACGAACACAGACTCAAATCATACTTTTTAACCTAAGAACAACCTGAGCCTAAACTTTTCcataaaacaacaaacaatCAGGGATACGAATTCTTGCGCTTTTTGTTCGCGATCGCTTCTTTTCTCACTTACAATAACTACAATAGAGTGCTCATGTTGAGGCGACCGTTCATTACTACAATTTTAAAGTTGCaactgaaacaaaaaaacaactaatttcttcataaaaatagctataaaaatataaaaaatgcaagaaataaattgaataaatgagacaaaacgAGGCTGAATTCTTAGTTTCTTTTCTTActataacaaacaaaataagaatTCATCGAAAGCTATAGGTGTCAAGCAAACGCCGGCATATCTGCTCTTGTTATTGAGGGGAAAATAGTATCTCGGACGTCATTGGGCAGAAGAGGTAATACACGTAACAGACGACCAATTGATGAGTAAAATTCTTGGTAGTTCAAGATGCCAGTGTTTCCAGTGAAAGATACAAAAGAGTTCATAATGGGACATGCGTGTCATGTTGCACATGCTCTATTTGGCATAATACACCAAGAACTTTATTGTCTCTTTTCTTCTCTCTAACTACCCACGCAACATAACAATGCGGAGCTTatctgtgtttgtttgtttatttattgatttgtttgttttgccaACCCATTTAAAATTAGGTGAATAAAAGGAATGAAGGTtaaaacgataaaaacaaatGCGCTAAAAACTCGATAAAGAATCTAATCTTTAAACCTATTTCTACTTATCAGAGCAAAATTATAATTGGGATCCCGGAACTCCCACCGCTTCAGAGAGATAAATTTGAATCTTCTCCGGGTTAGAGTTGAGTAACAAGTCTTAAAatgatatttaaattttatatatttgcaattccGGAACTTGGAAAGTTCTGTAAAAATGCATTGCTTTATGTAATTGAAAATAAGGTCAAGAGATAAACTTTGGTTATGTCAAGATATCATTAACAGTTTTAAGTTTTAAGTTTGTGAACTCTGCAAGATACTTAACCAAATTATTACATTATCACATCATcaataagaaagaaagaaacacAAATGGGAATTTTTGAAGCTGAATATTCCTTAagaattaaaaagaaacaagGTTGTTTTAACGGTGTatgttttacattttaaaaattttttttttttttttaatatttgatggGCTTTTTTAAAGcgcaatatttaaaaaaatatttatatgctAATGATAAATTTGTATCTCGCGCAATATATCCTATTTTTCTCCTCATttggaaattttcaaaaattctgCTTGActagtaatttcaaaaatatttattacaatACACTAGGAACCATGTGCTTTACGAGGCTATTTTTATTTCGATTTGGCACAACTATACATACGCGAATTTGTTCTTTCCAAAGTAAACCGCCAAGCGACAAGTAGGCAAAAGTTTAAGCTATAGATAAATTGCCATGTgacgttatttgtttacttttcagtggTAAGCTCTTTGGCTCTGGCAGGAAAAGAAGATGCTAGGATTTAGTAAAGAGAGGTCTTTTCCTGTTAATTTCTTTTCATAGAAACATCCTTTTAATTATCGTTTTAAATCCTAACAATGCCTACGTGTGACGAAATGGACTGATATTAACTTTGATTTACCTAACGCCCATCCCTTCTCCTGCCACGCAAATACCTGAGCCGAAATAGCTCActgttaaaaatgtaaacaaagaaatttaccTATAAGAAAGAATAGTTAAGAGCattaaacaaaattttgctgCCTATAAAAAGGCATGTAACTAGTATCTACACGTATTGATTTTTACGCGTTGTGTCTCATCAAGAACAATCCGTTCGTTAGTGATTTCGCTAATTTATCATCTGTACTTTCTCTTCACAGGTTCATTTGTCATTTTAAGTAGGAAAagcgatcaaaataaggaaaATTTTAATCGTGGCTGGCAAGAATATAAAGAGGGGTTTGGCGGAGATGAATTTTATGTGGGGAACGAGTTAATTCACCAAGTAACAAAGTCACATCAATGTGAATTACACATACACATGTCTGGATCAGAAGGCACCTACAAATTCTACTATGGTCATTTTCGGGTGGAAAGCGAAGCAAATTCGTACAGGATAAAAATCGGTGAATTTCATTTGGTAGAAGGAGGtatgttttcctttttcttttgcaTTTTGTCTCTGAAACGTTTCTTCATGAACGTTTTTTAAACATAGAAAATATGTTGTTGTGTATTTTTTGCTCGCACTTAAAATATCATTGTGGCTCATATAATCCTTAGAATTTTAAATCTCGCAGGATTGATTTTCGCGCGTGCTCTGCTTCAGACTTGAGAAAACAATTTCTTTCTTCATATTTCAACCAAATTTTATAAAGGGTGTTGATAATTTCGACGATACAGCTCTTTTGTGGTCTATCACATAGACTCAAGAACTGTGTCCGTTAGTCGAGCAGTGACGTGTTGttacttaaaaagtgaaagaaaaaatgttcaaaaattGATTATAATTTTAACAGAAATAAGGTTTATAATGTAACTTTCTCGTTTTTATTTGATCCTTTTAGTGCAGCGCGTTTTTTAAGGCCTtctttttttagtcaaaaaatAAGCAGCGTTCTATAACATGAGGACAAGACCTAATTCGTGTTTGGTACGTAAAGTAGGCTTATTTATCCCCTATCACTCTGCATGGAAACCTAGTTCTCAGGAGTATTTTTGGTTGATTTTCCTCAGTATATGTCGAGACCCATCCTTTAAAGTGAACTAAGTAAAAGTATCCGCATTAACATTTCTAAAGTCAGACCTGCCTTCGGCTTTTAAGCCTTCAGGTGTAACTGAATTTGAGTTaataacaaattaaaagaaaagtttGAACTGTGCCACATTTGTCTTGTATATATATGTAAGTAAAGTATATGTATTCCATATACTTTTAGGGAATCTCCAGGATGATTTATCAAAATCCAATGGAAACACATTTAGCACCTTCGATTATGGTGACTCTAAAAGGTTCGCACAACAATACCAACGTGGTGGGTGGCATGTTAGTGAAGCTAGTCTTTTTAATGGATACTGGCGCTCGAAAACATATTTACAGAAAGATAAATATTTTACTGTTGTTATTGCGAGATTAAAAAAGAAGGTGTAAGCGCTTAGAGAAGGCTGCTTC is a window encoding:
- the LOC130623424 gene encoding protein scabrous-like yields the protein MNISSCIKLSFCIMIYFTVNSTTQHINRMSPLHGFSNIKVGWVSFKKYSQRLFNITSFHQQDVSNVGQCQRLCLLNERCKSFNLLPGLGNFQCQLLNTTFYGNPCKMERHMTGMHYTTSNPCTQIYNLCPDYSQCIPDESLTSYSCQNKTGIEWPHFCPTTGSSTWILLEAAIPAPFCHACDTENIQGSFVILSRKSDQNKENFNRGWQEYKEGFGGDEFYVGNELIHQVTKSHQCELHIHMSGSEGTYKFYYGHFRVESEANSYRIKIGEFHLVEGGNLQDDLSKSNGNTFSTFDYGDSKRFAQQYQRGGWHVSEASLFNGYWRSKTYLQKDKYFTVVIARLKKKV